Proteins encoded within one genomic window of Streptomyces sp. NBC_00523:
- a CDS encoding HEAT repeat domain-containing protein, which yields MTTANEDTALTRALRGLEHADASVRLRTALAVGSAPDARLVDRLVERCAAEPDFSVREMLTWALTRHPQDLTVPRLVGELRSERPRARSQALHTLSKTGDRRAWPALTRALLTDPDEEVARTAWRTAVVLVPEDEAPALAAVLAGQLGRGARETRLSLSRALIALGAAAGAVLHDAAAHPETRIREHALATEELRRDPDAGFDFAIEEAKRRVALGPYGDPA from the coding sequence ATGACCACGGCGAATGAGGACACGGCCCTCACGCGCGCGCTGCGCGGGCTGGAACACGCGGACGCGTCGGTGCGGCTGCGGACCGCGCTGGCGGTCGGATCGGCGCCGGACGCGCGGCTGGTGGACCGGCTCGTGGAGCGGTGCGCGGCCGAGCCGGACTTCTCCGTACGGGAGATGCTGACCTGGGCGCTCACCCGGCACCCGCAGGACCTGACGGTGCCCAGGCTCGTCGGCGAGCTCCGCTCGGAGCGCCCGCGGGCCCGCAGCCAGGCCCTGCACACGCTGTCCAAGACCGGGGACCGGCGGGCCTGGCCGGCGCTCACCCGGGCCCTGCTCACCGACCCTGACGAGGAGGTGGCGCGCACCGCCTGGCGGACCGCGGTCGTCCTCGTGCCCGAGGACGAGGCGCCCGCGCTCGCCGCGGTGCTGGCCGGGCAGCTCGGGCGCGGGGCCCGCGAGACGCGGCTGAGCCTCAGCCGGGCGCTGATCGCGCTCGGTGCGGCGGCCGGTGCGGTGCTGCACGACGCCGCCGCGCACCCCGAAACCCGGATCCGCGAGCACGCGCTCGCCACCGAGGAGCTGCGGCGCGACCCGGACGCCGGGTTCGACTTCGCGATCGAGGAGGCGAAGCGGAGGGTGGCCCTCGGGCCGTACGGTGATCCAGCCTGA
- a CDS encoding nuclear transport factor 2 family protein: MPQPETSRARSPHEALAAYHRAMLDKSADDLADLYAADAVHEFPFTAPGFPPRYEGREAVRTGYRAVWGASPVRIDEVRTVSAYGTDDPEVIVAEHVVAGTLPATGAAFTVPGLLVLRVRDGLITHVRDYMDTAALAAARG; encoded by the coding sequence GTGCCGCAACCGGAAACCTCCCGTGCCCGTAGCCCCCACGAGGCCCTGGCCGCCTATCACCGGGCCATGCTCGACAAGTCCGCGGACGATCTCGCGGACCTGTACGCGGCCGACGCGGTGCACGAGTTCCCCTTCACCGCTCCCGGCTTTCCCCCGCGCTACGAGGGCCGCGAGGCCGTGCGCACCGGCTACCGGGCGGTCTGGGGCGCGAGCCCCGTACGGATCGACGAGGTCAGGACGGTGTCCGCGTACGGAACGGACGACCCGGAGGTGATCGTCGCCGAACACGTGGTGGCGGGGACGCTCCCGGCCACGGGCGCCGCGTTCACCGTCCCCGGCCTGCTCGTGCTCCGGGTCCGCGACGGCCTGATCACCCATGTCCGCGACTACATGGACACCGCGGCCCTCGCCGCCGCCAGGGGCTGA
- a CDS encoding glutamate-cysteine ligase family protein: MGEKVVAGDFDLSDRQRYRRKLHQCVEALSGLLAERRFDRPRNLMGMEIELNLTGADAMPKMLNGQVLERIASHDFQTELGMFNLEVNIVPHHLSGRVLDQLAEELRTGLGYADRKAGEVDAGIMMIGILPTLGRDDMVRSNLSDVDRYALLNDQMLAARGESFSLDIEGVERLVATAGSITPEAACTSLQLHLQVTPERFADVWNAAQAVAAVQVALGANSPFLFGREVWRESRPPLFEQATDTRPPELRNQGVRPRTWFGEKWIGSVEELFEENLRYFPPLLPICDEEEPLRVLADGGVPQLKELVLHNGTVYRWNRPVYGIADGVPHLRVENRVLPAGPTVADVIANTALYYGLVRALAEESRPVWTRMPFSAAAENFETACRHGIEAELLWPRPGRSGGLTRVPVTKLVRDELLPLAAAGLDGWNIEPADREHYLGIIEERCKRRTNGASWQADTYHRAREAGLDRGAALAAMTRRYGELMQGGDPVHTWPAGIPAP, from the coding sequence ATGGGGGAGAAGGTCGTCGCGGGCGACTTTGACCTGTCCGACCGGCAGAGGTATCGGAGGAAGCTGCACCAGTGCGTGGAGGCGCTGTCCGGGCTCCTGGCCGAGCGGCGGTTCGACCGGCCGCGCAACCTCATGGGCATGGAGATCGAACTGAATCTCACGGGCGCCGACGCCATGCCGAAGATGTTGAATGGGCAGGTACTGGAGCGCATCGCGAGTCACGATTTCCAGACGGAACTGGGGATGTTCAATCTTGAGGTGAACATAGTCCCCCATCATCTGTCGGGGCGTGTTCTGGATCAGTTGGCAGAAGAGCTGCGGACCGGGCTCGGATATGCCGACCGGAAGGCCGGTGAAGTCGATGCCGGGATCATGATGATCGGAATCCTGCCGACGCTCGGCCGTGACGACATGGTCCGGTCCAATCTCTCCGACGTCGACCGCTACGCCCTCCTGAACGATCAAATGCTGGCGGCGCGCGGCGAGAGTTTCTCGCTCGATATCGAAGGCGTCGAGCGGCTGGTCGCCACCGCCGGATCGATCACCCCGGAGGCGGCCTGCACCTCGCTGCAACTGCATCTCCAGGTCACTCCGGAACGCTTTGCCGACGTGTGGAACGCGGCGCAGGCCGTCGCCGCCGTCCAGGTCGCCCTGGGAGCCAACTCGCCGTTCCTCTTCGGCCGCGAGGTGTGGCGGGAGTCGCGGCCGCCGCTGTTCGAGCAGGCCACGGACACCCGGCCGCCCGAATTGCGCAACCAGGGCGTGCGGCCCAGGACCTGGTTCGGGGAGAAGTGGATCGGGTCGGTCGAGGAGCTCTTCGAGGAGAACCTGCGGTACTTCCCGCCGCTCCTGCCCATCTGCGACGAGGAGGAGCCCCTGCGCGTCCTCGCCGACGGCGGGGTGCCCCAGCTGAAGGAGCTGGTCCTCCACAACGGCACGGTCTACCGCTGGAACCGCCCGGTGTACGGGATCGCCGACGGCGTCCCGCACCTGCGCGTGGAGAACCGGGTGCTGCCCGCGGGCCCGACCGTCGCCGACGTCATCGCCAACACCGCGCTGTATTACGGCCTGGTCCGGGCGCTGGCGGAGGAGTCGCGTCCGGTGTGGACCCGGATGCCGTTCTCCGCCGCCGCGGAGAACTTCGAGACCGCGTGCCGCCACGGCATCGAGGCCGAGCTGCTGTGGCCCCGACCCGGCCGCTCCGGCGGGCTGACCCGGGTGCCCGTGACCAAGCTGGTGCGCGACGAGCTGCTGCCGCTCGCCGCCGCCGGGCTCGACGGCTGGAACATCGAGCCGGCGGACCGGGAGCACTACCTCGGGATCATCGAGGAGCGCTGCAAGCGGCGGACGAACGGCGCGTCCTGGCAGGCGGACACCTACCACCGGGCGCGCGAGGCGGGCCTCGACCGGGGCGCCGCGCTCGCCGCGATGACCCGGCGCTACGGCGAGCTGATGCAGGGCGGCGACCCCGTGCACACCTGGCCGGCGGGCATCCCGGCACCGTGA
- a CDS encoding PhzF family phenazine biosynthesis protein, whose product MRIRTVDAFTDRPFSGNPAGVLLFGPEGFPEDPFLQRVAAELNLSETAFAHPLPPGGDADWALRWFTPVTEVDMCGHATLATAHVLHTTGAATGTVRFAARCGTLTSAAHPDGSLTLDFPTAPLTPEPAPDGLAEALGAEPLSVHDTGAQVGDLLVELKDEAAVRALAPDFAALAALSRRGVIATAAAAPLGAYDYVSRGFFPAVGIDEDPVTGSAHTALAPFWSARLGRDELTGLQASARSGLVRTSLRGARTLLTGHAVTVLDGELLVGP is encoded by the coding sequence ATGAGGATTCGCACCGTAGACGCGTTCACCGACCGTCCCTTCTCCGGCAACCCCGCAGGGGTCCTGCTGTTCGGTCCCGAGGGCTTCCCCGAGGACCCCTTCCTCCAGCGGGTCGCCGCCGAGCTGAACCTCTCCGAGACCGCGTTCGCCCACCCGCTGCCGCCGGGCGGCGACGCCGACTGGGCGCTGCGGTGGTTCACCCCGGTCACCGAGGTGGACATGTGTGGCCACGCCACCCTCGCCACGGCCCACGTCCTGCACACCACGGGCGCCGCCACCGGCACGGTCCGCTTCGCCGCCCGGTGCGGCACGCTGACGTCTGCCGCGCACCCGGACGGTTCGCTCACGCTCGACTTCCCGACCGCCCCGCTGACCCCCGAGCCCGCGCCGGACGGCCTCGCGGAAGCCCTGGGGGCGGAGCCGCTGTCCGTGCACGACACGGGTGCGCAGGTCGGGGACCTGCTGGTGGAACTGAAGGACGAGGCGGCCGTACGGGCGCTGGCCCCGGACTTCGCGGCGCTGGCCGCCCTCTCGCGGCGCGGCGTCATCGCCACGGCCGCCGCTGCGCCGCTGGGTGCGTACGACTACGTCTCGCGCGGCTTCTTCCCGGCCGTGGGCATCGACGAGGACCCGGTGACCGGCAGCGCGCACACCGCCCTGGCCCCCTTCTGGTCGGCCCGGCTCGGCCGCGACGAGCTGACCGGCCTCCAGGCCTCCGCGCGCTCGGGCCTCGTACGGACGTCGCTGCGCGGCGCGCGCACCCTGCTGACGGGCCACGCGGTCACGGTGCTGGACGGCGAACTGCTCGTCGGCCCGTAG
- a CDS encoding TetR family transcriptional regulator, protein MTTPRETRADRRRATEARILESAREEFAAKGFDRTTIRAVAGAAGVDPALVMQYFGSKRELFGRAVQTFTAPPPEDADGDAFADRMLATLGLKLGGLPEGTLAVLRSMLTDPAAADHVRTALGGQIADAGAAVPATDDRDLRAALAVTTLLGVTIGHQLLGLPVLREASPERIAALLRPALNALAEPAP, encoded by the coding sequence GTGACCACGCCCCGGGAGACCCGCGCCGACCGCCGCCGCGCCACGGAGGCGCGCATCCTGGAAAGCGCCCGGGAGGAGTTCGCCGCCAAGGGGTTCGACCGGACGACCATCCGCGCGGTGGCGGGCGCGGCCGGCGTGGACCCGGCCCTGGTCATGCAGTACTTCGGCTCGAAGCGGGAGCTGTTCGGCCGGGCGGTGCAGACGTTCACCGCGCCGCCTCCGGAGGACGCGGACGGTGACGCGTTCGCCGACCGGATGCTGGCCACGCTGGGCCTGAAGCTGGGCGGTCTGCCCGAGGGGACGCTCGCGGTGCTGCGGTCCATGCTCACCGATCCGGCGGCCGCCGATCATGTACGGACCGCGCTCGGCGGTCAGATCGCGGACGCGGGTGCCGCCGTCCCGGCGACCGACGATCGGGACCTCCGCGCCGCCCTGGCGGTCACCACCCTGCTCGGGGTGACCATCGGTCATCAGCTCCTGGGGCTGCCCGTGTTGCGCGAGGCGTCGCCCGAACGAATTGCCGCGTTGCTCAGGCCCGCGCTCAACGCGCTGGCCGAGCCCGCGCCGTGA
- a CDS encoding HEAT repeat domain-containing protein, whose translation MLIGEVARRSGVSARMLRHYESLGLVRPTGRNDVGYREYSGEDVRRIFHIESLRSLGLSLREVGRALDDPGFSPAGLVDDLVRRTRERIASETELLNRLSRIGAAEPGDWEGVLRTVALLQALGSASPGTRQRAALSSAGGAPVPVEALVEAVLSEPDASVAGALRWALARSGGGLTLLAEGLDSPDAAVRARAVRAVAGIPGEAASALLRDALGHPDVAVRRYAAPALGARGVADAVPTLIGMVAEAVRDVDAADALGVLAADAETAERIASALVGRLADPALDAPARRRLTQALADIPGPTATRALGELAEDGDRGVAVTAVYLLGLREG comes from the coding sequence GTGTTGATCGGTGAGGTGGCGCGGCGGTCCGGGGTCAGTGCGCGCATGCTGCGGCACTACGAGTCGCTGGGGCTGGTGCGGCCGACGGGGCGCAACGACGTCGGGTACCGGGAGTACTCCGGCGAGGACGTCCGGCGCATCTTCCACATCGAGAGCCTGCGGTCCCTCGGCCTCTCGCTGCGCGAGGTGGGGCGCGCCCTGGACGATCCCGGCTTCAGCCCGGCCGGTCTCGTGGACGACCTCGTCCGGCGGACCCGGGAACGGATCGCGAGCGAGACGGAGCTGCTGAACCGGCTGAGCCGGATCGGTGCCGCCGAGCCGGGGGACTGGGAGGGCGTCCTGCGTACCGTCGCCCTTCTTCAGGCCCTGGGCTCCGCCAGCCCGGGCACCCGGCAGCGGGCGGCGCTGTCCTCGGCGGGCGGGGCGCCCGTGCCGGTGGAGGCCCTGGTCGAGGCGGTGCTGAGCGAGCCGGATGCGAGCGTGGCCGGTGCGCTGCGGTGGGCCCTGGCACGGTCCGGCGGCGGGCTCACCCTGCTGGCGGAGGGCCTGGACTCGCCCGACGCGGCGGTGCGCGCCCGTGCGGTCCGCGCGGTCGCCGGGATCCCGGGCGAGGCCGCGAGCGCGCTGCTGCGGGACGCCCTCGGGCACCCCGATGTCGCGGTGCGCCGGTACGCCGCGCCCGCGCTGGGTGCGCGCGGGGTGGCCGATGCGGTGCCGACGCTCATCGGCATGGTCGCGGAGGCGGTGCGGGACGTGGACGCGGCCGACGCGCTCGGTGTGCTGGCCGCTGATGCGGAGACGGCCGAGCGGATCGCCTCCGCGCTCGTCGGCCGCCTCGCCGACCCGGCCCTCGACGCGCCCGCCCGCCGCCGCCTCACCCAGGCGCTGGCGGACATCCCGGGCCCGACGGCGACGCGGGCGCTCGGGGAGCTGGCGGAGGACGGGGACCGGGGAGTGGCGGTGACGGCGGTGTATCTGCTGGGGCTGCGCGAGGGGTGA
- a CDS encoding CPBP family intramembrane glutamic endopeptidase, whose amino-acid sequence MADSYPQEAVSQRILRSETVLVLALSLGASGVSALISFVGSLTKPGGLKDQAATLNSSAAPGRPWLDLAWQLFGITTALVPVALVAHLLIREGTGLRVLGFDRTRPRQDVARGAVVAAGIGSAGLAFYLVARAAGFNLTVVPESLPDVWWKFPVLILSALQNAVLEEVIVVGYLLRRLGQLGWTPMAALVASSVLRGSYHLYQGIGGFVGNMVMGVVFVLLYRRWQRVGPLVAAHALLDIGAFVGYALLAGKVGWLPTP is encoded by the coding sequence GTGGCTGATTCTTATCCCCAGGAGGCCGTGTCACAACGGATTCTCCGGTCCGAGACGGTGCTGGTTCTGGCGCTCTCGCTGGGGGCGAGTGGCGTGTCCGCCCTTATCAGCTTTGTCGGATCGCTGACGAAACCAGGGGGTTTGAAGGATCAGGCGGCGACCCTCAACAGCTCGGCCGCCCCGGGCCGCCCTTGGCTGGATCTCGCCTGGCAGCTCTTCGGCATCACGACCGCGCTGGTGCCCGTCGCGCTTGTCGCGCATCTGCTCATCCGGGAAGGGACCGGGCTGCGGGTCCTCGGCTTCGACCGCACCCGGCCGCGCCAGGACGTGGCACGGGGCGCGGTCGTCGCGGCGGGCATCGGCAGCGCCGGGCTGGCCTTCTACCTCGTGGCCAGGGCCGCCGGCTTCAACCTCACCGTCGTGCCCGAGTCGCTGCCCGACGTGTGGTGGAAGTTCCCCGTGCTCATCCTGTCGGCCCTCCAGAACGCCGTACTGGAGGAGGTGATCGTCGTCGGCTATCTGCTGCGCAGGCTGGGGCAGCTGGGCTGGACGCCGATGGCGGCCCTCGTGGCGAGCTCGGTGCTGCGCGGTTCGTACCACCTCTACCAGGGCATCGGCGGCTTCGTCGGCAACATGGTGATGGGCGTCGTCTTCGTGCTGCTCTACCGGCGCTGGCAGCGGGTGGGCCCGCTCGTCGCGGCGCACGCCCTCCTGGACATCGGCGCGTTCGTCGGTTACGCGCTGCTCGCCGGGAAGGTGGGCTGGCTGCCCACCCCGTGA
- a CDS encoding VWA domain-containing protein, whose translation MGRHSLPDDRAAAGGGDRPPRRRRTVAIATVLVLAVAGGAAVAAQGGLLPFSKSCEESAVHLSMVASPDIAPAVRAIADRARTDEVRSDGRCVDVNVVARDSYKVADALASGTRPDYQIWLPDSDLWLTRAKGAGDGTPITPGGSVATSPVTLATVPAAAEHLGWPKKTYTWAELTGAAMESDRVRLGSADPARSATGLLALNSIGTSAGKQGGDSDTRVAATAKLLAQRMSDGDTQVVATLPQDGSGAEEGNPARNQAVLLSEQAAFAHNAESAADGKLDLFYPEDGTPLLNYPLTMVDERRQSTDESRAALRFMILLSEESSLTTLREHGFRTTYGAADDKLVAAAGGRSPQPYDATQPPAPTDEALQETLGMWTITVQSARLTTVVDASGSMAATVPGRNQSRMDVTKASLIQALNQFTPNDEIGLWEFATTLDGDKDYRQLVKTARLGDPAKGSGTHREKLAAAFAALRPVPDGATGLYDTALAAYKEAQRTYVKGKFNAVVILTDGSNQDERSISRSALVDELKSIADPTRPVPLLAIAVGPEADREELDEIAKVTGGGGYQVSDPAEIQAVILQAVMTAGQGARAAGE comes from the coding sequence ATGGGACGTCACAGCTTGCCCGATGACCGCGCGGCGGCCGGAGGCGGGGACCGTCCACCGCGCCGCCGCCGGACCGTGGCCATCGCCACCGTGCTCGTCCTCGCCGTGGCGGGAGGAGCGGCGGTCGCGGCCCAGGGCGGCCTGCTCCCGTTCTCGAAGTCGTGCGAGGAGAGCGCGGTCCACCTGTCGATGGTGGCCTCCCCGGACATCGCCCCCGCCGTACGTGCCATCGCCGACCGGGCACGTACGGACGAGGTGCGCTCCGACGGGCGCTGCGTCGACGTGAACGTGGTGGCCCGAGACTCGTACAAGGTGGCGGACGCGCTCGCGAGCGGAACCCGCCCCGACTACCAGATATGGCTGCCCGACTCGGACCTGTGGCTGACCAGGGCCAAGGGCGCCGGGGACGGCACCCCCATCACCCCGGGCGGCTCCGTCGCCACCTCACCGGTCACCCTCGCCACGGTCCCCGCGGCCGCCGAGCACCTCGGCTGGCCGAAGAAGACGTACACCTGGGCCGAGTTGACGGGCGCGGCCATGGAGTCCGACCGGGTACGCCTCGGCTCCGCCGACCCCGCGCGCTCGGCGACCGGTCTGCTGGCCCTCAACAGCATCGGCACCTCCGCCGGAAAGCAGGGCGGCGACAGCGACACCCGGGTCGCGGCCACCGCGAAGCTGCTCGCCCAGCGGATGTCCGACGGGGACACCCAGGTCGTGGCGACCCTGCCGCAGGACGGCTCGGGCGCCGAGGAGGGCAACCCGGCGCGCAACCAGGCGGTGCTCCTCTCCGAACAGGCCGCCTTCGCCCACAACGCCGAGTCGGCGGCCGACGGCAAGCTGGACCTGTTCTATCCCGAGGACGGCACCCCGCTGCTCAACTACCCGCTCACGATGGTGGACGAGCGCCGCCAGTCCACGGACGAGAGCCGGGCCGCGCTGCGGTTCATGATCCTGCTCTCCGAGGAGAGCTCCCTGACCACCCTCCGGGAGCACGGCTTCCGGACCACCTACGGCGCGGCGGACGACAAGCTGGTCGCGGCGGCGGGCGGCCGGTCGCCCCAGCCGTACGACGCGACGCAGCCGCCCGCCCCGACGGACGAGGCGCTCCAGGAGACGCTCGGCATGTGGACGATCACCGTGCAGAGCGCGCGGCTCACCACCGTCGTAGACGCCTCCGGCTCCATGGCCGCGACGGTGCCGGGCCGCAACCAGTCCCGGATGGACGTCACCAAGGCCTCGCTGATCCAGGCGCTCAACCAGTTCACCCCGAACGACGAGATCGGGCTCTGGGAGTTCGCGACCACGCTCGACGGGGACAAGGACTACCGCCAGCTGGTGAAGACGGCCCGGCTCGGCGACCCCGCGAAGGGCAGCGGCACCCACCGGGAGAAGCTGGCCGCCGCGTTCGCCGCGCTGCGCCCGGTGCCGGACGGCGCGACCGGGCTGTACGACACCGCCCTGGCCGCGTACAAGGAGGCGCAGCGCACCTATGTGAAGGGCAAGTTCAACGCGGTGGTGATCCTCACGGACGGGTCGAACCAGGACGAGCGGTCCATCTCGCGCTCCGCCCTCGTGGACGAGCTGAAGTCCATCGCCGACCCGACGCGCCCGGTCCCGCTGCTGGCCATCGCCGTCGGGCCCGAGGCGGACCGCGAGGAGCTGGACGAGATCGCCAAGGTCACCGGGGGCGGCGGCTACCAGGTGAGCGACCCGGCCGAGATCCAGGCGGTGATCCTCCAGGCGGTGATGACGGCGGGCCAGGGCGCCCGCGCGGCCGGCGAGTAG